The following are encoded together in the Oncorhynchus gorbuscha isolate QuinsamMale2020 ecotype Even-year linkage group LG03, OgorEven_v1.0, whole genome shotgun sequence genome:
- the ppp4r2b gene encoding serine/threonine-protein phosphatase 4 regulatory subunit 2-B isoform X1: MMEIDSLQEALKDFDNKGKKEVAPLLDQFLCHVAKTGETIVQWSQFKSYFLFKLEKVMDDFNASAPDQRGVANPNVDSIPFEDMKERILKIVNGYNGIPFTIQRLCELLTEPKRNYTGTEKFLRGVEKNVMVVSCVHPTSEKNGCSGVNRMNGVMLPGNASAFTERKVNGPGTPRPLNRPKLSLATNGLPDSTENKDPTTEQGHDKPSSEVSASGTQGSSVKNKHHDDEEEEDMEAEQHEVKRLKFSKEDEQEGDTLRHGNNDSLSEEAESMVQEEEDEKRSEAPSTAGTCEDHEPSSTQLEPSAGPGEDEQAEREVPCGSQEECNDMDQSEQQAPAGVLESPEARESDEGSDPVSSSSSVSSSSSEESGAREERASAPSSSTSEPPAEGAMESGSLDTGTSEEPMEQD, from the exons ATGATGGAAATTGACTCACTTCAAGAGGCGCTTAAAG ACTTTGACAATAAAGGGAAGAAAGAAGTGGCACCACTGCTCGACCAGTTTCTGTGTCATGTTGCGAAGACTGGAGAAACCAT TGTTCAGTGGTCTCAGTTTAAAAGCTATTTCCTCTTCAAACTGGAGAAGGTGATGGACGACTTCAATGCCTCAGCACCCGATCAAAGAGGGGTAGCCAATCCCAATGTGGACTCCATTCCATTTGAGGACATGAAGGAGAGGATACTGAAGATTGTGAATGGATACAATGG AATTCCATTTACGATTCAGCGTTTGTGTGAGCTGCTTACAGAACCCAAGAGAAATTACACAGGGACAGAGAAATTCCTCAGAGGTGTTGAGAAG AATGTGATGGTGGTCAGCTGTGTGCATCCTACTTCAGA GAAAAACGGATGCAGTGGTGTGAATAGAATGAATGGTGTTATGTTGCCTGGGAACGCATCTGCTTTTACAGAGAG GAAAGTGAATGGCCCAGGGACCCCCAGGCCGCTGAACAGACCAAAGCTCTCTCTAGCGACAAACGGCCTACCGGACAGTACAGAAAACAAAGACCCTACCACAGAGCAGGGACATGACAAACCCTCCAG TGAGGTGTCGGCATCAGGTACCCAGGGGAGCTCTGTGAAGAACAAGCACCATGACGACGAGGAAGAAGAGGATATGGAGGCGGAGCAACACGAGGTGAAGAGGCTCAAGTTCAGCAAAGAGGATGAGCAGGAGGGGGACACCCTCAGACACGGCAACAATGACAGTTTGTCGGAAGAGGCAGAGTCCATGGTCCAGGAGGAGGAAGACGAGAAGAGAAGTGAGGCTCCCAGTACTGCTGGGACTTGTGAAGACCACG AGCCATCGAGCACACAGTTGGAGCCATCAGCAGGGCCCGGGGAGGACgagcaggcagagagggaggttcCTTGTGGCTCCCAAGAGGAATGTAATGACATGGACCAGTCAGAACAGCAGGCCCCTGCTGGCGTCCTGGAGAGCCCCGAGGCCCGAGAAAGCGATGAGGGCAGTGACCcagtcagcagcagcagtagtgtcagcagcagtagcagtgagGAGAGTGGAGCCAGGGAAGAGAGAGCCTCTGCTCCCTCCAGCAGTACTTCTGAGCCACCTGCAGAGGGCGCCATGGAGAGCGGTAGCCTGGACACTGGGACCAGTGAGGAGCCCATGGAGCAGGACTAG
- the ppp4r2b gene encoding serine/threonine-protein phosphatase 4 regulatory subunit 2-B isoform X2, with protein sequence MDDFNASAPDQRGVANPNVDSIPFEDMKERILKIVNGYNGIPFTIQRLCELLTEPKRNYTGTEKFLRGVEKNVMVVSCVHPTSEKNGCSGVNRMNGVMLPGNASAFTERKVNGPGTPRPLNRPKLSLATNGLPDSTENKDPTTEQGHDKPSSEVSASGTQGSSVKNKHHDDEEEEDMEAEQHEVKRLKFSKEDEQEGDTLRHGNNDSLSEEAESMVQEEEDEKRSEAPSTAGTCEDHEPSSTQLEPSAGPGEDEQAEREVPCGSQEECNDMDQSEQQAPAGVLESPEARESDEGSDPVSSSSSVSSSSSEESGAREERASAPSSSTSEPPAEGAMESGSLDTGTSEEPMEQD encoded by the exons ATGGACGACTTCAATGCCTCAGCACCCGATCAAAGAGGGGTAGCCAATCCCAATGTGGACTCCATTCCATTTGAGGACATGAAGGAGAGGATACTGAAGATTGTGAATGGATACAATGG AATTCCATTTACGATTCAGCGTTTGTGTGAGCTGCTTACAGAACCCAAGAGAAATTACACAGGGACAGAGAAATTCCTCAGAGGTGTTGAGAAG AATGTGATGGTGGTCAGCTGTGTGCATCCTACTTCAGA GAAAAACGGATGCAGTGGTGTGAATAGAATGAATGGTGTTATGTTGCCTGGGAACGCATCTGCTTTTACAGAGAG GAAAGTGAATGGCCCAGGGACCCCCAGGCCGCTGAACAGACCAAAGCTCTCTCTAGCGACAAACGGCCTACCGGACAGTACAGAAAACAAAGACCCTACCACAGAGCAGGGACATGACAAACCCTCCAG TGAGGTGTCGGCATCAGGTACCCAGGGGAGCTCTGTGAAGAACAAGCACCATGACGACGAGGAAGAAGAGGATATGGAGGCGGAGCAACACGAGGTGAAGAGGCTCAAGTTCAGCAAAGAGGATGAGCAGGAGGGGGACACCCTCAGACACGGCAACAATGACAGTTTGTCGGAAGAGGCAGAGTCCATGGTCCAGGAGGAGGAAGACGAGAAGAGAAGTGAGGCTCCCAGTACTGCTGGGACTTGTGAAGACCACG AGCCATCGAGCACACAGTTGGAGCCATCAGCAGGGCCCGGGGAGGACgagcaggcagagagggaggttcCTTGTGGCTCCCAAGAGGAATGTAATGACATGGACCAGTCAGAACAGCAGGCCCCTGCTGGCGTCCTGGAGAGCCCCGAGGCCCGAGAAAGCGATGAGGGCAGTGACCcagtcagcagcagcagtagtgtcagcagcagtagcagtgagGAGAGTGGAGCCAGGGAAGAGAGAGCCTCTGCTCCCTCCAGCAGTACTTCTGAGCCACCTGCAGAGGGCGCCATGGAGAGCGGTAGCCTGGACACTGGGACCAGTGAGGAGCCCATGGAGCAGGACTAG